Proteins encoded together in one Paracidovorax wautersii window:
- a CDS encoding LysR substrate-binding domain-containing protein, which yields MFRKRFLPPVADLMAFEAAARHASISRAAEELHLTQSAVSRQIRQLEAQLGQALFARVRQRVLLTDAGRLYAADVRAVLQQLSAATQKAMALADGGGLLHLAVLPTLGARWLVPRLPDFAARHPEVTVNLSARTEPFDFGQEPFDAAIHYGAPHWAGAVCDFLMPEEVVPVCSPGLLARHAVAAPAGVAGLTLLHQTTRPTLWADWFEQAGVAAPQALRGPRFEQFAMIAQAAASGLGAALLPRFLVQEELASRTLVELPGGALTGSDAYYLAVPLARAEAPVVRAFRDWMRQAIPVPPAGQG from the coding sequence ATGTTCCGTAAACGCTTTCTGCCCCCGGTGGCCGATCTGATGGCCTTCGAGGCCGCTGCCCGCCATGCCAGCATCTCGCGCGCCGCGGAGGAACTGCATCTCACCCAGAGCGCCGTCTCGCGCCAGATCCGGCAGCTGGAAGCCCAGCTCGGCCAGGCGCTGTTCGCGCGGGTGCGCCAGCGCGTACTGCTCACCGATGCCGGTCGCCTGTACGCCGCCGACGTGCGCGCCGTGCTGCAGCAGCTGTCGGCCGCCACGCAGAAAGCCATGGCCCTGGCCGATGGCGGCGGCTTGCTCCACCTGGCCGTGCTGCCCACCCTGGGCGCGCGCTGGCTGGTGCCGCGCCTGCCCGATTTCGCGGCGCGCCACCCGGAGGTGACGGTCAACCTCTCGGCCCGGACCGAGCCGTTCGACTTCGGGCAGGAGCCCTTCGACGCCGCCATCCACTACGGCGCGCCGCACTGGGCCGGAGCGGTGTGCGACTTCCTCATGCCCGAAGAGGTGGTGCCCGTCTGCAGCCCGGGGCTGCTGGCGCGCCATGCCGTCGCCGCGCCCGCCGGTGTGGCGGGCCTGACCCTGTTGCACCAGACGACGCGCCCCACGCTGTGGGCCGACTGGTTCGAACAGGCCGGCGTGGCGGCGCCGCAGGCGCTGCGCGGCCCGCGCTTCGAGCAGTTCGCGATGATTGCGCAGGCGGCGGCTTCCGGCTTGGGCGCTGCGCTGCTGCCGCGCTTCCTGGTGCAGGAGGAACTGGCGTCGCGCACGCTGGTGGAGTTGCCGGGCGGCGCGCTCACCGGCAGCGACGCCTATTACCTGGCCGTGCCTTTGGCCCGGGCCGAGGCACCGGTGGTGCGGGCGTTCCGCGACTGGATGCGGCAGGCGATTCCGGTCCCGCCGGCGGGCCAGGGGTAG
- a CDS encoding aldehyde dehydrogenase family protein, which translates to MTPSSAPTALPSAAAEVHALLDRLGVPRTAWEGGDLPVRSPLTGDTVAQVHQHTVPGTSDAIGQAHAAFLQWRDVPAPRRGEFVRLLGEELRAAKDDLGRLVTLEAGKIPSEGLGEVQEMIDICDFAVGLSRQLYGLTIATERPGHRMMETWHPLGVCGVISAFNFPVAVWSWNAALALVCGNAVVWKPSEKTPLTALATHAIAQRALTRFNADGGGAPDGLLQLLIGQRAVGEALVQDHRVPVVSATGSTTMGRAVAPQLAARFARAILELGGNNAAIVAPSADLDLALRGIAFAAMGTAGQRCTTLRRLFVHASIYDALVPRLAKVYAGVQVGDPRAAGTLVGPLIDGAAFEAMQQALHEARRAGATVHGGERIAGIGGDQAFYVRPALVELPAHTGPALRETFAPILYVVRYEALDDAIAWNNAVGAGLSSSIFTLDLREAERFLSASGSDCGIANVNIGPSGAEIGGAFGGEKETGGGREAGSDSWKAYMRRATNTINYSRALPLAQGVQFDV; encoded by the coding sequence ATGACCCCATCCTCCGCCCCCACCGCACTCCCCTCCGCTGCAGCAGAAGTCCACGCGCTGCTCGACCGCCTGGGCGTGCCGCGCACCGCCTGGGAAGGCGGCGACCTGCCCGTGCGCTCACCCCTGACAGGCGACACCGTGGCCCAGGTGCATCAGCACACCGTGCCGGGCACCTCGGACGCCATCGGCCAGGCGCACGCCGCCTTCCTGCAATGGCGCGATGTGCCGGCACCGCGCCGGGGCGAGTTCGTGCGGCTGCTGGGCGAGGAGCTGCGTGCCGCCAAGGACGACCTGGGCCGCCTGGTCACGCTGGAGGCCGGCAAGATCCCGTCCGAAGGGCTGGGCGAGGTGCAGGAGATGATCGACATCTGCGACTTCGCCGTGGGCCTGTCGCGCCAGCTCTACGGCCTGACGATCGCCACCGAGCGCCCCGGCCACCGCATGATGGAAACCTGGCACCCGCTGGGCGTGTGCGGCGTGATCTCGGCCTTCAACTTCCCCGTGGCCGTGTGGTCGTGGAACGCTGCGCTGGCCCTGGTGTGCGGCAACGCCGTGGTGTGGAAACCTTCCGAGAAGACACCGCTGACCGCTCTGGCCACCCACGCCATCGCGCAGCGCGCCCTCACCCGCTTCAATGCCGACGGCGGTGGCGCCCCCGATGGCCTGCTGCAGCTGCTGATCGGCCAGCGCGCGGTGGGCGAGGCACTGGTGCAGGACCACCGCGTGCCCGTGGTGTCCGCCACCGGCTCCACCACCATGGGCCGCGCCGTGGCGCCGCAGCTGGCCGCGCGCTTCGCCCGCGCCATCCTGGAGCTGGGCGGCAACAACGCCGCCATCGTGGCCCCGTCCGCCGACCTGGACCTGGCCCTGCGCGGCATCGCCTTCGCGGCCATGGGCACGGCCGGGCAGCGCTGCACCACACTGCGCCGGCTGTTCGTGCACGCCAGCATCTACGACGCGCTGGTGCCGCGCCTAGCCAAGGTCTATGCGGGCGTGCAGGTGGGCGATCCGCGCGCGGCCGGCACCCTGGTGGGCCCGCTGATCGACGGCGCGGCCTTCGAGGCCATGCAGCAGGCCCTGCACGAGGCGCGCCGCGCCGGCGCCACCGTGCACGGCGGCGAACGCATCGCAGGCATCGGCGGTGACCAGGCCTTCTACGTGCGCCCCGCCCTGGTGGAACTGCCCGCCCACACCGGCCCGGCACTGCGCGAGACCTTCGCGCCCATCCTGTACGTGGTGCGCTACGAAGCGCTGGATGACGCCATCGCCTGGAACAACGCCGTGGGCGCGGGCCTGTCGTCGTCGATCTTCACGCTCGACCTGCGCGAAGCCGAGCGCTTCCTGTCGGCGAGCGGTTCGGACTGCGGCATCGCCAACGTGAACATCGGCCCCAGCGGCGCGGAGATCGGGGGTGCCTTTGGTGGCGAGAAGGAAACCGGCGGCGGCCGCGAGGCCGGCTCCGACAGCTGGAAGGCCTACATGCGCCGCGCCACCAACACCATCAACTACTCCCGAGCGCTGCCGCTGGCGCAGGGCGTGCAGTTCGACGTGTGA
- a CDS encoding oxidoreductase-like domain-containing protein: MTPPLASADDAARAFAALQSAASARGVALRPPPPFPTSCCGRGCNGCVWEGFYAAAHWWCEDAQEALAAA; encoded by the coding sequence ATGACCCCGCCCCTGGCCAGCGCGGACGACGCTGCCCGCGCGTTCGCTGCCCTGCAGTCCGCCGCCAGCGCCCGCGGCGTGGCACTGCGCCCGCCGCCGCCGTTTCCCACCAGCTGCTGCGGCCGCGGCTGCAATGGCTGCGTCTGGGAAGGTTTCTATGCCGCCGCCCACTGGTGGTGCGAGGACGCGCAGGAAGCGCTCGCCGCCGCCTGA